A segment of the Corylus avellana chromosome ca2, CavTom2PMs-1.0 genome:
CAAAACTTGTTAATGTGCTTGCAGGATCTGAGGGTGTATGGAAAGGAGAAAGGGTGGTGTCCATACTTCTTGGCACGACATATGGTGCAGTTTGCAAATGTGGTAGTTTATAGTTATCAGTATCTCCTGGATCCTAAGGTGGCCGGGATTATATCCAAGGAAATGCAGAGGGAGTCTGTTGTGGTGTTTGATGAGGCACATAATATTGACAATGTTTGTATTGAAGCTCTTAGTGTTAGTGTGAGAAGGCAGACACTTGAAGGGGCCAGAAGGAATCTCAATAAAATGCGTCAGGAGATTGAGAAGTATGCgttttttccccaaatttttaaattctttttgattCAATGATATATGCTATGTATTAGGTTCATAATTGGTTTGTTTCATGGAAACTAAAGATTCTCTTGTTAATGTTGTCAAAATGCGGGGCCCATGTTATATAATGCGGTTTGATAGTTAcccagagtttttttttttttaatatgtaggtCTTTCTTTTGTGTTTGCCTGTGTATTCTGATGTGATTTTAAGACCTAATAGCTGGATTGTTCTTGACTACATTTGTTTGTTAGTTCCTCTTTGAAActtaaactaaaattttatacagcttttgtttaaattgtttGACATGGTAGGAAGGTTCAAGGCCACAGATGCTGGTAGACTGCGTGCAGAATACAATCGGCTTGTTGAGGGTTTGGCACAAAGAGGAAACCTGCCTAGTATGTGGACTACATCAATCTTTCATTCTTAAGTCTCACGGTTTGTCTGACAATGTACATGGTTGTCATGAACTGAACTTTCTTATCTTGCAGTCTCGGACACCTGGCTCTCTAATCCTGCCTTACCTGATGATATTCTGAAGGAGGCTGTGCCAGGAAATATTCGCCGAGCAGAGCATTTTCTGCATGTCTTACGTAGATTGGTCCAATATCTGGAGGGGCGGCTGGAAACCGATAATGTTGAGAAGGAGGGGCCTGTTGCGTTTGTTTCATCTCTTAATACCCATGCTGGAATTGATCAAAAAACATTGAAATTTTGTTATGATCGCCTACATTCACTGATGTTGACACTAGAAGTCACCGATACAGATGAGTTTTTACATATCCAAACAATATGTGACTTTGCAACACTTGTGGGGACGTACACTCGTGGTTTTTCAATTATAATTGAACCTTATGATGAGAGAATGCCGCATATTCCTGACCCCGTGCTTCAGGTTGGTTCCCCCCCTTTCCCCTATTTTTGTCCACCCTTATTCCTTCgttttattcttttcttcttatgtTTTCAGTTTAGTTTACCTTTGGGGTTCGGTTAATATGTTGGCAGTGGATGCAATGAAGATTTACATCCTAATTTGtcttgtttttcaaatttagtatttacatattttgtttttactttgtatTTTGATATTTCAGCTTAGTTGCCATGATGCTTCTCTTGCCATAAAGCCTGTCTTCGATCGATTTCAGTCAGTTGTCATTACATCTGGAACTCTGAGTCCAATTGATCTCTACCCCCGTCTTCTTAACTTCCATCCAGTTGTTAGTCGAAGTTTTAAAATGTCCTTAACAAGAGATTGCATTTGCCCAATGGTTCTCACTCGTGGAAGGTATAAATTTTTACTAAAATATGTTAGCATTTCAGCTGGCCGATCATGATTTTTAGTCTTTCCATCTTTGTTATCACTTTTTAGTCTGTAAGACATCTAGGCCACTTTCTCTTGTTTATCTTACTTTTTTGCTAAGTATCTAGGTAATTTGGTTCTTCTTTCAGTGATCAGCTTCCAGTCAGTACCAAATTTGATATGAGAAGTGATCTTGGTGTTGTAAGGAATTATGGGAGGCTCTTGGTGGAGATGGCATCTATTGTTCCAGATGGGATTGTATGCTTTTTTGTCAGTTACTCATATATGGATGGAATAGTGAATAGTTGGAATGACAACGGAATTTTGAAGGTAGCTGCATTATTCATGTTCTCTGAATTTTTACTCCGTTGCAATTGAATTTCACCCTGCTGCCCCCCTTAGTTTTGTTAAGTATTTGATTATCTATAAAGGTTCTTGACACTCTGATTATCATAGGAAATAATGCAGCATAAGCTTGTCTTCATTGAGACACAGGATGTTGTGGAAACTACTTTGGCTCTTGACAACTACCGCAAGGCTTGCGATTGCGGGAGGGGTGCGATCTTTTTCTCTGTTGCCA
Coding sequences within it:
- the LOC132168752 gene encoding general transcription and DNA repair factor IIH helicase subunit XPD, with protein sequence MKFEMEDVTVYFPYDHIYPEQYAYMLELKRSLDAKGHCLLEMPTGTGKTIALLSLITSYVLSKPHNPVKLLYCTRTVHEMEKTLAELKLLHTYQTTHLGDRAKILAVGLSSRKNLCVNPRVLAAENRDSVDASCRRLTATWVRAAAAANPNVPTCEFFEEYEKAGSSAVLPPGVYTLQDLRVYGKEKGWCPYFLARHMVQFANVVVYSYQYLLDPKVAGIISKEMQRESVVVFDEAHNIDNVCIEALSVSVRRQTLEGARRNLNKMRQEIEKFKATDAGRLRAEYNRLVEGLAQRGNLPISDTWLSNPALPDDILKEAVPGNIRRAEHFLHVLRRLVQYLEGRLETDNVEKEGPVAFVSSLNTHAGIDQKTLKFCYDRLHSLMLTLEVTDTDEFLHIQTICDFATLVGTYTRGFSIIIEPYDERMPHIPDPVLQLSCHDASLAIKPVFDRFQSVVITSGTLSPIDLYPRLLNFHPVVSRSFKMSLTRDCICPMVLTRGSDQLPVSTKFDMRSDLGVVRNYGRLLVEMASIVPDGIVCFFVSYSYMDGIVNSWNDNGILKEIMQHKLVFIETQDVVETTLALDNYRKACDCGRGAIFFSVARGKVAEGIDFDRHYGRLVIMFGVPFQYTLSKILLARLEYLRDTFQIKEGDFLTFDALRQAAQCVGRVIRSKADYGMMIFADKRYSRHDKRSKLPGWILSHLRDAHLNLSTDMALHIAREFLRKMAQPYDKAGSSSSKTLLSQEDVEKMSDANLNEMLY